A genomic region of Candidatus Poribacteria bacterium contains the following coding sequences:
- a CDS encoding DUF4416 family protein — protein sequence MKLKFTLSKTRVWILRLCHRFSTLEDNMGAITTPLPVKAIIGVLTAAPDLLPTVYTELTHRLGAIDYVSELMPFTSTLYYETEMGPDIQRQFISFERLVDAGTLAEMKLFTNSVEQTFAVRKAETNARRVNLDAGYICLAKLVLASTKDHAHRIYLSDGIYAEITLRFYRKTFQPWEWSYPDYRLPTYIAIFNHIRRIYRNQLENQLPPVEGQDL from the coding sequence ATGAAATTGAAGTTCACGCTATCGAAGACCAGGGTGTGGATTTTAAGGTTATGCCATAGATTTTCGACTTTGGAGGATAACATGGGAGCAATCACGACACCACTGCCGGTTAAAGCAATCATCGGTGTGCTGACAGCCGCCCCTGACCTCCTGCCCACAGTCTATACAGAACTGACACATCGCTTGGGTGCCATTGATTACGTAAGTGAATTGATGCCTTTCACGAGCACACTCTACTACGAGACTGAAATGGGACCAGACATCCAGCGACAATTTATAAGTTTTGAAAGATTGGTCGATGCCGGTACGCTCGCAGAAATGAAATTGTTCACAAATAGCGTTGAGCAAACCTTTGCTGTAAGAAAGGCCGAAACAAACGCACGGCGCGTCAATTTGGACGCGGGTTACATCTGCTTAGCAAAACTGGTACTTGCGTCAACAAAAGACCATGCCCATCGTATCTACCTCAGCGACGGTATCTATGCCGAAATCACACTGCGCTTCTATCGCAAAACATTCCAACCTTGGGAGTGGAGTTATCCGGACTACCGATTACCAACATACATCGCTATTTTTAACCACATTCGCAGAATCTATAGAAATCAATTAGAGAATCAATTACCTCCGGTTGAAGGGCAGGACTTGTGA
- the rpoB gene encoding DNA-directed RNA polymerase subunit beta yields the protein MNKKPRLKNERITFAKTEVRTPLPNLIETQKLAYDAFLQRDAPPNERSDTGLQAVFKEVFHTGDKSGIRDFSEVNSLDFVSYTLGEPKYTLQECVARGVTYQVSLTARIMLVQREADSDADEPHVVDIRESDVYLGEVPLMTENGSFIVNGSERVIVSQLHRSPGVIFLEKALPTGRRTPTAQIIPYRGAWVEFEIDTKDQIYVRIDKRRKLPATVLLRALGWESDADILKLYAKTERLVLAGWQVTDVEGPAKQVNPGDLLGAADFRQASKDYPDLEVERCYRVTEVTDAGCPLEVEQELTYKERTNLRRKWKGFETELLRRVIDTHNSGCEIVTGQVLTNTEYEEARDRYGREAFTAEQLVSPDNQEWVGRVCAEDVIHPEAEDVVNPKAEDVLLTANTLLTETELERLSETGVEALTILDEEDCQHIRFLRNTLERDRQADYEEPYTLQDAALLMIFRTLRPGDPAGIENARKHLSWLLFDAHRYDLGVVGRYKLNRKFNKTCQYFGLCPDDVPGWKQDQKIDYVPTYGNVPEETLRTQRREDIAATIAYLLDVHNGLKPKDDLDHLGNRRVRVIGELLENQFRMGLFQIRRTTRERLSTNNDIAKVVPSSLINPKPLMMALREFFGSNQLSQFMQQINPLDELTHKRRISAIGPGGLHRDRATAAVRDVHPTHYGRVCPLETPEGPSIGLIVSLACYGRINPYGFIETPYHEVEDGSKVGQVKYLTADSEDTAYIAAKPPLSGAEQTGNGKESGLQSPPTEYTLPVRSGEDVLSLPMEKVDYIGVSPQQIVGISAALVPFLEHEDANRALMGANHQRQAVPLVRPEAPLVGTGMEAPAALYSGALITAKRAGTVTSVSADEILIYTGEALHHHKGENTFSEMGYDVYKLQTFKRSNSGTCIHQKPIVAVGDKVEVDQVIVDGTSTENGELALGRNVLCAYMPWGGHNYEDSILISETLIKEDTFTSIHIEEFEVEARETKVGPEEITRDIPNVSDQRLTQLDEEGIIRVGSVVGAGSILVGKITPKGESESGPEEKLLRAIFGEKVKEVRDASTYVRPGVEGVVIDVKVFSRKPDTTSRRGGWSQGDSGLSMADNLRYESKRKEIEETSREQIASIRRRKDEEIRKTLIGCELADPLYTKAESGLKTPPTAELFANAGDTLTVEVLDAYISGFTADAYHLVTEDTNSEAFTAEAGYRVTDIPEPIPTIVVHPSNSSTVQAYLSEVCQSTLGDTEPFFQETEPVDGHLEDADVVLRGYDNSIIAIAVCEEVDAEDGYHSEQLQEMLTAAGARFGVLVTNGASEPDDYDFYELVDLTGDSPPTEDAEAQVADQTVLQPCARSEFETGVTEQIEATGCPVVETQRLNEEEWANFSQVYPGLQADLFWQIKGVFNAECPLTEGQELSDSDYLRVSRDFPARPIVAGQRLTEDELASLNRTTQDLKTDKVWHITAVFDPACTLPVGEYVSDDDYQQARKSCSLTFSDIHVTDAEAREQIQRVEEMAQGRITTYTEEKERALQQLEMGDELKPGVIKRVKVYVASKRPISVGDKMAGRYGNKGVVAKILPAEDMPYLPDGTPVELVLNPLGVPSRMNVGQILEIHLGWACHELGIRVESPVFDGATEEEIFEELGKTTLPERSKQTGKSILFDGRTGAPFAQEVTVGYVYFLKLNHLVADKMHARSTGPYSLVTQQPLGGKAQHGGQRLGEMEVWALEAYGAAHTLQEMLTLKSDDVLGRREIYESVVKGLNPEPPGTPESFKVLVRELQTLGLHVSLDKDEE from the coding sequence GTGAACAAAAAACCCAGACTTAAAAATGAGAGAATCACTTTTGCCAAAACGGAGGTTCGTACCCCACTCCCGAACCTCATAGAGACCCAAAAACTCGCCTATGATGCCTTCTTACAACGAGATGCCCCACCTAATGAACGTTCGGATACTGGCCTCCAAGCGGTGTTTAAGGAAGTATTTCACACAGGAGACAAGAGCGGCATTCGCGATTTTTCGGAGGTTAACAGTCTCGATTTTGTCAGTTACACCCTTGGTGAACCGAAATATACACTTCAAGAATGTGTTGCCCGTGGTGTAACGTATCAGGTATCCCTGACTGCGCGTATTATGCTTGTCCAACGTGAGGCTGACTCGGATGCAGATGAACCGCATGTTGTGGATATCCGAGAATCCGATGTATACCTCGGCGAAGTTCCTTTAATGACCGAAAATGGCAGTTTCATTGTCAATGGTAGCGAACGCGTGATTGTGAGTCAACTGCACCGTTCGCCGGGTGTCATTTTTCTTGAAAAGGCATTACCAACCGGACGGCGCACACCGACCGCTCAAATTATTCCTTATCGAGGGGCATGGGTCGAATTTGAGATAGACACTAAAGATCAGATTTACGTACGCATTGACAAACGCAGAAAACTGCCTGCTACTGTGCTGTTGCGCGCACTCGGTTGGGAATCAGACGCGGATATCCTGAAGCTTTACGCAAAGACGGAACGTCTTGTGCTTGCCGGATGGCAGGTTACGGATGTAGAAGGACCCGCAAAGCAAGTTAACCCTGGCGATTTGTTGGGTGCTGCGGACTTTCGACAAGCCAGTAAAGACTACCCTGATCTTGAGGTAGAGAGGTGTTATCGCGTTACAGAGGTAACCGATGCGGGCTGCCCACTGGAGGTCGAACAAGAACTTACATACAAGGAGCGGACGAACCTTCGTAGAAAATGGAAAGGCTTTGAAACTGAACTTCTTCGGCGTGTAATTGACACCCACAATAGCGGGTGTGAGATCGTTACGGGACAAGTGCTAACGAACACAGAATACGAAGAGGCGCGTGACCGTTACGGACGTGAAGCGTTCACAGCCGAACAGCTTGTGTCTCCAGATAATCAGGAATGGGTCGGTAGAGTCTGCGCTGAAGACGTTATCCATCCAGAAGCTGAAGACGTTGTCAATCCAAAAGCTGAAGACGTGCTCCTGACAGCGAATACGCTGCTCACCGAAACAGAATTGGAACGCCTCAGTGAGACGGGTGTTGAGGCACTCACAATACTGGATGAGGAAGATTGCCAGCACATCCGATTCTTACGGAATACGTTGGAACGCGACCGACAAGCCGATTATGAGGAGCCATATACTTTACAAGATGCCGCACTGCTGATGATTTTCCGCACGCTGAGACCTGGAGATCCCGCTGGTATAGAGAACGCTCGTAAACACCTTTCATGGTTGCTCTTTGACGCGCATCGATACGATTTAGGTGTCGTTGGACGATACAAACTTAATCGAAAATTCAACAAAACCTGTCAATATTTCGGTTTGTGCCCGGATGATGTGCCTGGCTGGAAACAGGATCAGAAAATTGATTATGTGCCGACTTATGGAAATGTCCCCGAAGAAACGCTCCGAACGCAACGTCGCGAAGATATTGCTGCGACTATAGCTTATCTGCTTGATGTCCATAATGGACTTAAACCGAAGGACGATCTGGATCATCTGGGTAATCGCCGTGTGCGTGTTATCGGTGAACTCCTCGAAAACCAGTTCCGAATGGGTTTGTTCCAGATTCGCAGAACCACACGTGAACGCTTAAGTACCAACAACGATATTGCGAAGGTCGTCCCGTCTTCTCTCATAAATCCGAAACCGCTGATGATGGCACTCCGAGAATTCTTTGGATCGAACCAGTTGTCGCAGTTTATGCAACAGATTAATCCCCTGGATGAACTGACGCATAAACGCCGTATATCAGCAATTGGTCCAGGTGGACTTCACCGAGATAGGGCAACGGCAGCTGTTCGGGATGTGCATCCAACACACTATGGACGCGTTTGTCCTTTGGAGACACCTGAAGGTCCGTCTATCGGTCTTATCGTTTCTTTAGCATGTTATGGACGGATAAACCCCTACGGTTTTATAGAAACGCCTTATCATGAGGTTGAAGATGGTTCAAAGGTAGGTCAAGTAAAATATCTCACAGCAGATAGCGAGGATACTGCGTATATTGCTGCGAAGCCGCCTCTAAGCGGTGCTGAACAGACCGGAAATGGTAAGGAATCGGGGTTACAAAGCCCTCCTACAGAGTATACGCTGCCAGTCCGCAGTGGTGAGGATGTTTTGTCACTTCCGATGGAAAAGGTGGACTACATCGGCGTTTCTCCGCAGCAAATCGTTGGTATTTCTGCCGCGCTGGTTCCGTTCTTGGAACACGAGGACGCGAATCGTGCCTTGATGGGTGCGAATCACCAACGTCAGGCTGTACCGCTTGTCCGTCCAGAAGCTCCGCTTGTCGGAACGGGTATGGAAGCGCCGGCGGCACTCTATTCAGGGGCACTCATTACCGCGAAGCGAGCCGGGACTGTTACGAGTGTTTCTGCCGATGAGATTCTCATATATACCGGTGAAGCCCTTCACCACCATAAGGGTGAGAATACGTTCAGCGAAATGGGCTACGATGTTTACAAACTCCAGACCTTCAAACGCAGTAATAGCGGGACCTGTATCCACCAGAAGCCTATCGTTGCAGTGGGCGACAAAGTTGAAGTCGATCAGGTTATTGTGGATGGCACCTCTACAGAAAATGGTGAACTCGCTCTTGGACGGAATGTGCTATGTGCTTATATGCCCTGGGGTGGTCACAATTATGAGGACTCTATCCTGATAAGCGAAACGCTCATCAAGGAGGATACCTTCACGTCTATCCACATTGAAGAATTTGAAGTGGAGGCACGTGAAACGAAAGTAGGTCCAGAGGAAATCACCCGCGATATTCCGAACGTTAGCGACCAGCGTCTCACACAACTTGATGAAGAGGGCATTATTCGCGTTGGAAGCGTTGTGGGGGCTGGCAGCATCCTTGTCGGAAAAATCACACCCAAAGGTGAAAGCGAGTCGGGTCCAGAAGAAAAACTTCTACGCGCGATCTTTGGCGAAAAAGTCAAAGAAGTCAGAGATGCCTCGACTTATGTGCGTCCCGGCGTTGAAGGAGTCGTCATTGACGTAAAAGTGTTCTCCCGTAAACCGGATACCACCTCCCGTCGTGGCGGTTGGTCACAAGGCGACTCAGGCTTATCAATGGCTGATAATTTGCGATATGAGTCGAAACGCAAGGAGATTGAAGAGACTTCGCGTGAGCAGATCGCTTCCATCCGTCGCCGAAAAGACGAAGAGATTCGCAAAACACTCATAGGATGCGAACTCGCTGATCCACTTTACACAAAAGCGGAATCGGGGTTGAAAACCCCTCCTACAGCTGAACTCTTTGCGAATGCTGGTGATACACTGACAGTTGAGGTTCTGGATGCCTATATTTCCGGTTTCACTGCAGATGCGTACCACCTGGTAACTGAAGATACAAACTCTGAAGCTTTTACCGCTGAAGCAGGTTATAGGGTAACGGACATCCCTGAACCGATTCCTACTATTGTGGTCCACCCTTCAAATTCTTCAACCGTGCAAGCGTACCTCAGCGAAGTGTGCCAATCGACTTTGGGCGATACAGAGCCATTCTTTCAGGAAACGGAACCTGTAGATGGACATTTAGAAGATGCTGATGTTGTGCTGCGGGGTTACGATAACAGTATAATTGCTATTGCTGTCTGTGAAGAAGTGGACGCTGAAGACGGGTATCATTCCGAACAACTGCAGGAAATGCTTACTGCAGCGGGGGCGCGATTCGGTGTATTGGTAACCAACGGTGCGTCAGAACCGGATGACTATGATTTCTATGAACTCGTAGATTTGACCGGCGACTCGCCTCCGACCGAAGACGCAGAAGCACAAGTTGCTGATCAAACTGTGTTGCAACCGTGCGCGCGTTCTGAATTTGAAACTGGCGTTACTGAACAGATTGAAGCGACAGGATGTCCGGTTGTTGAAACACAGCGACTGAATGAGGAAGAATGGGCGAACTTCAGCCAGGTTTACCCGGGTTTACAAGCGGATTTATTTTGGCAAATTAAGGGAGTTTTCAACGCTGAGTGTCCACTGACCGAAGGTCAAGAGTTGTCCGACTCCGACTATCTACGAGTCTCCAGAGATTTTCCTGCGCGTCCTATAGTAGCCGGACAGCGGCTGACCGAGGATGAACTGGCATCACTCAACCGGACGACCCAGGATTTGAAAACCGACAAAGTCTGGCACATTACCGCGGTTTTTGACCCAGCGTGTACACTGCCCGTTGGAGAATATGTTTCTGATGACGATTACCAACAAGCGCGTAAATCCTGTAGTTTGACGTTCTCAGACATCCATGTAACCGATGCCGAAGCCAGAGAACAGATTCAACGTGTTGAAGAGATGGCGCAAGGCAGGATAACCACTTATACTGAAGAAAAAGAACGTGCCCTTCAGCAGCTAGAGATGGGTGATGAACTGAAACCAGGTGTCATCAAACGCGTCAAAGTTTATGTCGCAAGTAAGCGTCCGATTTCCGTCGGGGATAAGATGGCGGGTCGTTACGGTAACAAAGGTGTTGTTGCCAAAATTTTGCCTGCTGAGGATATGCCCTATCTTCCAGATGGGACACCGGTTGAATTGGTATTGAACCCGTTAGGGGTCCCCTCTCGAATGAATGTCGGTCAAATTTTGGAAATTCATCTCGGATGGGCGTGCCATGAACTCGGTATCCGAGTGGAATCTCCTGTATTTGATGGCGCGACAGAAGAAGAAATCTTTGAAGAACTCGGTAAGACCACACTTCCCGAACGCAGTAAACAGACGGGTAAAAGTATTCTCTTTGATGGTAGAACCGGTGCGCCATTTGCACAGGAAGTAACGGTGGGTTACGTCTATTTCCTCAAGTTGAACCACCTTGTTGCCGATAAAATGCACGCTCGCTCAACGGGACCTTACTCTCTTGTTACACAGCAACCGTTAGGTGGCAAGGCGCAACACGGGGGTCAGCGACTCGGTGAGATGGAGGTCTGGGCATTGGAGGCGTATGGTGCAGCTCATACACTTCAAGAAATGCTCACACTCAAATCAGATGACGTTCTGGGCAGAAGAGAAATTTACGAGTCGGTTGTGAAAGGGTTAAACCCTGAACCGCCCGGTACACCGGAATCCTTCAAAGTCTTGGTCCGCGAGCTCCAAACCCTCGGACTTCATGTATCCCTTGATAAGGATGAGGAATAG